Proteins encoded within one genomic window of Bradyrhizobium sp. CB1717:
- a CDS encoding response regulator — translation MRVLVVEDDPKLGPWLCDVLADVFGSSDIVRTLDEARTAVAVRPFDLVVIDRGLPDGDGLGLLTDLRRQQPSLATLV, via the coding sequence ATGCGGGTTTTGGTAGTTGAGGACGACCCAAAGCTGGGACCCTGGCTATGCGATGTCCTTGCCGATGTGTTCGGTTCATCCGACATCGTGAGAACGCTGGATGAGGCGCGAACAGCGGTGGCTGTTCGGCCCTTTGACCTCGTCGTGATCGACCGTGGCCTTCCCGATGGCGACGGACTCGGTCTTCTGACGGACTTGAGGCGTCAGCAGCCAAGCCTCGCGACGTTGGTCTAG
- a CDS encoding TonB-dependent siderophore receptor — translation MGDVLPLRDFLEMRRAGEVGTVVRLGAKLLGGVALLAWFESPAQSQTPQDATSIPPVTVDAPTQQSLRRAPINRNAARVRSAPRRIAAPRAPQPETVTVQSQPSRSGVAPAFAGGQVARGARLGLLGNSDTMKSPFNVTSYTDKFIRDQQAATGADALILDPSVRSSHPTGGVVDSFNIRGFPINEGNNGEFAFEGLYGIAPTYRIFTDYVERIEVLKGPSAALSGIAPNGGVGGVINVVPKRAEEDLTRLTASYGSTARFGGHWDVARRYGDGREWGVRASGSLRDGDTPIDRQSETTGVGSLALDYQGERYRSWLYLIAQTDRFDAPSRPFLMAPGLQVPKAPDARLNVTQPWEWSRINDQSVLWRNEYDVSDQVTLFADVGGSRTNVERFFGLPTIISASGNTTSTPQFFGLSIDRHTYDGGVRARFDTGFVHHAVAVQASVYHDELYRRLTNGSPVASNIYSPTVSPTQFANEIPGRPRLSDSQLTGLSIADTLSVLDERVLLTLGVRRQGIEVNNYVSNVGTPLNSYDKSATTPVVGLVVRPLENVSLYANYIEGLSRGDIAPTQSGVSNSGEVLSPYIAKQYEAGIKVDFGRVATTFSAFEISKASGELSAGRFAATAETQVRGLEFNVLGELMPDVRVLGGVSLLDGTLTKTAVAANVGNTPIGVPNVQANIGAEWDLPWMRGLTLNGAIIYTGRQFVDSANKQPIPDWTRLDLGARYTTTINGRNTIFRANIQNVTGESYWSSVASFGTFYLGAPRTYLLSMTVDM, via the coding sequence TTGGGTGATGTGCTGCCGTTGAGGGACTTTCTGGAAATGCGACGTGCGGGTGAGGTTGGGACGGTGGTTCGCTTGGGTGCGAAACTGCTGGGTGGAGTGGCGTTGCTGGCGTGGTTCGAATCGCCTGCTCAATCCCAAACGCCGCAAGATGCCACCTCCATTCCGCCCGTCACCGTCGATGCTCCGACGCAGCAGTCGCTCCGCCGCGCACCGATCAACCGAAATGCGGCCCGGGTCCGATCAGCTCCACGCCGCATCGCGGCGCCCCGCGCTCCGCAACCGGAAACCGTCACGGTGCAATCGCAGCCGTCGCGGTCGGGTGTTGCGCCTGCCTTTGCAGGCGGCCAGGTTGCGCGAGGCGCGCGGCTGGGACTGCTCGGAAACTCCGACACAATGAAGTCACCGTTCAACGTGACGAGTTACACGGACAAATTCATCCGGGATCAGCAGGCGGCGACGGGCGCGGATGCCTTGATCCTCGATCCTTCGGTGCGAAGTTCCCACCCAACGGGCGGTGTGGTGGATTCATTCAACATTCGTGGTTTCCCGATCAATGAAGGCAACAACGGTGAGTTCGCCTTCGAGGGCCTTTACGGAATTGCGCCGACATACCGCATCTTCACAGACTACGTCGAACGCATCGAGGTGCTGAAGGGTCCCTCAGCCGCGCTCTCAGGAATTGCGCCAAACGGTGGCGTTGGCGGCGTCATTAATGTCGTGCCTAAGCGCGCGGAAGAGGACTTAACCCGCCTAACTGCGAGCTACGGTTCGACCGCACGATTTGGCGGCCATTGGGACGTTGCGCGGCGTTACGGCGACGGCAGAGAATGGGGCGTGCGAGCCAGTGGTAGTCTCCGCGACGGCGACACGCCGATTGACCGCCAGTCCGAGACGACGGGCGTCGGATCGCTGGCCCTCGACTATCAGGGCGAACGGTACAGGTCCTGGCTCTACCTCATCGCCCAAACCGATCGCTTCGACGCTCCGTCGCGTCCATTCCTCATGGCCCCCGGCCTGCAAGTACCAAAGGCGCCGGACGCCCGGCTGAACGTGACGCAACCCTGGGAATGGTCGCGCATCAACGATCAGTCTGTCCTGTGGCGCAACGAATATGATGTAAGCGATCAGGTTACACTGTTCGCCGATGTCGGCGGATCGCGGACCAACGTCGAGCGGTTCTTCGGTCTTCCGACGATCATCAGCGCCAGCGGCAACACCACCTCGACGCCGCAATTCTTTGGTCTCAGCATCGATCGACACACGTATGATGGCGGCGTCCGGGCCCGCTTCGATACCGGATTCGTCCATCATGCCGTCGCCGTCCAGGCCTCGGTCTATCACGACGAGCTGTACCGGCGGCTCACCAATGGCAGCCCGGTCGCGTCGAACATCTATAGTCCGACGGTATCGCCAACCCAGTTCGCAAATGAGATCCCCGGGCGCCCTCGGCTCTCGGACAGTCAGCTCACGGGGCTCTCGATTGCCGACACCTTGTCCGTGCTCGACGAGCGCGTGTTGCTGACTTTGGGTGTCCGTCGCCAGGGTATCGAGGTGAACAACTATGTCTCCAATGTCGGGACGCCGTTGAACTCCTACGACAAGAGCGCGACCACTCCCGTCGTCGGCCTCGTTGTCCGGCCCCTGGAAAATGTCTCCCTGTATGCGAACTACATCGAAGGCCTAAGCCGGGGCGATATTGCGCCGACGCAGTCGGGTGTTTCCAATTCCGGCGAAGTGCTTTCGCCCTACATCGCCAAGCAGTACGAGGCCGGCATCAAGGTGGACTTCGGGCGGGTCGCAACCACCTTCAGCGCGTTCGAAATATCGAAGGCGAGCGGCGAACTGTCGGCCGGGCGGTTCGCGGCGACCGCCGAAACGCAGGTGCGTGGGCTCGAGTTCAACGTCCTCGGCGAACTCATGCCCGATGTTCGTGTCCTCGGAGGCGTTTCGCTGCTGGATGGCACCCTGACGAAGACCGCCGTCGCGGCGAACGTGGGCAACACGCCAATCGGCGTTCCGAACGTTCAGGCCAATATTGGAGCCGAGTGGGATCTCCCGTGGATGAGGGGGCTCACCTTGAATGGGGCAATCATCTACACGGGCAGGCAGTTCGTCGATTCCGCGAACAAGCAGCCGATCCCGGATTGGACGCGGCTCGATCTCGGTGCTCGTTACACGACGACCATCAACGGCAGGAACACGATTTTCCGCGCCAACATCCAGAATGTGACCGGTGAGAGTTACTGGTCCAGCGTGGCTTCATTCGGAACGTTCTACCTGGGAGCGCCGCGCACCTATCTCCTGTCGATGACCGTGGACATGTAA
- a CDS encoding ATP-binding protein, with protein sequence MRAEQTNATAEPARIECQFRSRTLRIDYGARDRMGIQAPDDGRPHRRCRGSRTRSQSGLWPRAFDAFSRAEVSRSRQLGGAGLGLSVVRAIAEAHNVRATYKASATGGSIFEIILPFNGVNDAAPSRSMQP encoded by the coding sequence ATGCGCGCAGAGCAGACTAACGCGACCGCCGAACCTGCTCGGATCGAATGTCAGTTTCGTAGTCGCACATTACGGATAGATTACGGAGCTCGCGATCGTATGGGAATTCAGGCACCGGACGATGGACGGCCTCATCGTCGCTGTCGAGGATCAAGGACCAGGTCTCAGTCCGGACTTTGGCCCCGCGCCTTCGACGCATTCTCGCGGGCAGAGGTCTCGCGCTCGCGGCAACTCGGTGGGGCGGGTCTGGGTCTATCTGTGGTGCGCGCTATCGCGGAGGCTCATAACGTCCGGGCCACATACAAGGCATCTGCGACCGGAGGCTCAATTTTTGAGATTATTCTGCCTTTCAATGGCGTCAACGATGCCGCGCCATCCCGGTCCATGCAGCCCTGA
- a CDS encoding cytochrome b translates to MQWKNTKQEFGALAKFLHWTVAAAFIGAYVVVYYVIWFMDDSSPDSLPVLNIHWVLGIFAGVLVVPRLYWRLLNMQPEEAQTSELERRIAQAAHWGLYGLMILMPLTGYIGTDADTDFGLFKVPNFRETALFAWIEVTCGIGWEAFEPPVDAIHHLVGKWIAWPVVGLHIAAALFHHLVRRDKILARMLPYSSTAGHS, encoded by the coding sequence ATGCAATGGAAGAACACGAAGCAGGAATTCGGCGCTTTGGCCAAGTTCCTGCATTGGACCGTCGCCGCCGCCTTCATCGGTGCTTATGTCGTCGTCTACTACGTCATCTGGTTTATGGACGACAGCTCGCCGGACTCATTGCCGGTGCTCAACATCCATTGGGTGCTCGGGATATTCGCCGGTGTCTTGGTTGTCCCTCGTCTGTACTGGCGGCTGCTGAACATGCAGCCGGAGGAGGCGCAGACTTCGGAGCTCGAGAGGCGAATTGCACAGGCGGCGCATTGGGGGCTTTACGGACTGATGATCCTGATGCCACTCACCGGCTATATCGGCACGGATGCCGATACGGATTTTGGGCTGTTCAAGGTGCCGAATTTTCGTGAAACGGCGCTGTTCGCCTGGATCGAGGTCACCTGCGGGATCGGCTGGGAAGCGTTCGAGCCGCCTGTCGACGCCATTCATCATCTCGTCGGAAAATGGATCGCCTGGCCTGTTGTTGGCCTGCACATAGCTGCGGCCCTGTTTCATCACCTGGTTCGCCGTGACAAGATTCTCGCCCGCATGCTGCCGTACTCGTCAACGGCAGGGCACAGCTAG
- the ble gene encoding BLMT family bleomycin binding protein has translation MNDLAIPNLPSRSFDRTQEFYRRLGFTLAYRDDEWMILNRGRVVLEFFVHPGLDPLASWFSCCLRLDELSEFYELCKSAGVEEKGSGYPRLHPPEEQDGGGRMGALIDLDGTLLRLIQNRAARSPATH, from the coding sequence ATGAACGACCTCGCCATTCCCAATCTACCCTCACGCAGCTTCGATCGGACGCAGGAATTCTATCGGCGGCTCGGCTTTACCCTTGCGTACCGAGACGATGAGTGGATGATTCTGAATCGCGGTCGGGTGGTGCTGGAGTTCTTTGTCCATCCTGGCCTGGACCCTCTGGCCAGCTGGTTCAGCTGCTGTCTGAGGCTCGATGAGCTTTCAGAGTTCTACGAGCTGTGCAAGTCGGCCGGCGTAGAAGAGAAGGGAAGCGGCTATCCCCGCCTTCATCCGCCCGAAGAGCAGGATGGAGGTGGACGAATGGGCGCCTTGATCGATCTGGATGGAACGCTCCTGCGTCTGATACAGAATCGAGCTGCGCGATCCCCGGCGACGCATTAA
- a CDS encoding response regulator transcription factor, translated as MRLLVVEDDEQLGPWLKSELAGALGGADLVTTLDEALAAISVRQFDLIVVDRRLPDGDGVELLARLKQLQPRPGVLVLTALDDPNDIARALDAGADDYLAKPFEPIELIARAKAVIRRLQLDQRGRVTVANLMFDSTSRMAYIDGEPIVIPRRELALLEALARRSGQVVLRDTLEAAAYGFDDEIQSNAIDAHISRLRKRLRDNGCLASIKPLRGLGYLLCDTR; from the coding sequence TTGCGACTACTTGTCGTCGAGGACGATGAACAGCTGGGACCTTGGTTGAAATCCGAACTGGCCGGCGCCCTGGGTGGCGCAGATCTCGTCACAACGCTTGACGAGGCCTTGGCGGCAATCTCAGTGCGTCAATTTGACTTGATTGTTGTCGACAGACGTTTACCCGACGGCGATGGTGTCGAGCTACTTGCGCGACTGAAGCAGTTGCAGCCGCGGCCCGGAGTGCTCGTTCTGACGGCGCTTGACGACCCAAACGACATAGCGCGCGCGCTTGACGCCGGAGCTGACGATTATCTGGCCAAGCCTTTCGAGCCGATCGAACTGATTGCGCGCGCCAAGGCGGTCATCCGTCGGCTTCAATTGGATCAAAGAGGCAGGGTAACTGTTGCCAATCTGATGTTCGATTCCACGTCAAGGATGGCTTACATCGACGGCGAGCCCATCGTCATCCCACGGCGCGAGCTTGCCTTGCTGGAAGCGCTCGCGCGAAGATCCGGGCAAGTCGTCTTGCGGGATACGCTGGAAGCGGCCGCCTACGGCTTTGACGACGAAATCCAGTCGAACGCAATCGATGCGCATATCTCCCGATTGCGAAAGCGTTTGCGCGACAATGGTTGTTTAGCGAGCATCAAGCCATTGCGCGGCCTTGGCTACCTCTTGTGCGACACCAGATGA
- a CDS encoding HAMP domain-containing sensor histidine kinase, whose protein sequence is MNRIRGSITLIAAALLSVVIAVILSCVLVLQFSLLDDDGTFAHSDAATAIKAALGRDERGRLIIDEHGTKAAKVTPTLLEFKRMFSGFWYVISDGRSVIEYGPVPRRVLAGLANEQKKSSFSEYAVNDTSMRRSLSAVVDQTDAGEILIEVGGAAYSQWQMFMSTVHDTSYIRIPILIVLVGTILAAIVIVPILIARPVRRVAVAAELIDGTREGVRLPEKSAPLELVPMVSAFNRALERIDATTSAQRRFLSNAAHELRTPLARARTRLEGVDDKALKTALVSDLQSLSSIIAMLLQLARLSSAPVQETEIDLVATTKRIAAEHAPGALDSGVEIEFSAPGGSVKTYGSDQAIRIALANIIRNALRHSREGQQVLVEVEAPATVRVIDRGPGIAPGDRSAVLQPFVRGRQDGDGTGLGLAIVAQVMALHKGLVEIGDTPGGGATIVLRFPPVEVSSNPARDREHEKAPT, encoded by the coding sequence ATGAACCGCATCCGCGGCTCGATCACGCTCATCGCCGCAGCGCTATTGAGCGTTGTGATCGCCGTTATCCTGTCATGTGTGTTGGTCCTGCAGTTCAGTCTCCTGGACGACGACGGCACCTTCGCACATTCCGACGCTGCGACGGCAATTAAGGCCGCGCTTGGTCGCGACGAACGCGGAAGGCTGATCATCGACGAGCATGGCACGAAGGCAGCCAAGGTGACGCCAACGCTCCTGGAGTTCAAACGCATGTTTTCGGGCTTTTGGTACGTCATCTCCGATGGCCGGAGCGTGATCGAGTACGGACCAGTGCCTAGACGTGTCTTGGCAGGCTTGGCTAACGAGCAGAAGAAGTCGTCGTTTTCCGAATATGCAGTGAACGATACATCGATGCGGCGCTCTCTTTCGGCGGTGGTTGACCAAACGGATGCCGGCGAGATTCTGATCGAGGTCGGCGGAGCCGCCTATAGTCAGTGGCAGATGTTTATGAGCACAGTCCATGATACTTCATACATAAGGATACCTATCCTCATCGTGCTCGTTGGCACAATTCTAGCTGCAATTGTCATTGTACCAATCCTGATCGCGCGCCCCGTGCGCCGCGTCGCGGTCGCGGCCGAATTGATTGATGGAACGCGCGAGGGTGTCCGCTTGCCCGAGAAGAGCGCACCGTTAGAGCTCGTCCCGATGGTCAGCGCTTTCAACCGGGCGCTCGAGCGCATTGACGCGACGACCTCGGCACAGCGTCGTTTTCTGTCCAACGCAGCGCACGAATTGCGCACGCCGTTGGCACGGGCGCGGACACGGCTGGAGGGGGTCGACGACAAAGCACTGAAAACGGCGCTCGTATCCGACCTGCAATCACTGTCTTCGATCATAGCAATGCTTCTGCAACTGGCGCGCCTATCCTCGGCGCCGGTCCAGGAAACGGAAATCGATCTCGTCGCAACAACGAAGCGGATCGCCGCAGAACATGCACCCGGCGCGTTGGATTCCGGTGTTGAGATCGAATTCTCGGCTCCGGGCGGGTCCGTCAAAACCTACGGATCCGACCAGGCGATCAGGATTGCGCTCGCCAATATCATTCGCAATGCGCTGCGGCATTCCCGAGAAGGTCAGCAGGTTTTGGTGGAAGTGGAGGCTCCCGCGACGGTGCGCGTGATCGACCGTGGTCCGGGAATCGCACCAGGCGACCGATCCGCGGTACTTCAACCTTTCGTACGCGGCCGTCAGGACGGCGATGGCACGGGACTTGGTCTGGCAATTGTCGCGCAAGTGATGGCTTTGCACAAAGGGCTGGTGGAGATTGGCGATACGCCTGGCGGCGGCGCCACGATCGTCCTGAGATTTCCACCGGTTGAAGTGTCGTCAAATCCGGCTCGCGACCGCGAGCACGAAAAAGCACCCACCTAA
- a CDS encoding aminotransferase class III-fold pyridoxal phosphate-dependent enzyme, translating into MPELSRTRDAALRERANKVVPSGMWGHLHAAKLPDAYPQFFRRGEGGVLWDVDGNRYVDFMCSWGPNLLGHHHPEVEEAAERQRRDGDCLNGPAEVMVELAELVVDMVGHADWTQFQKNGTDATTTCVTIARAATGRRKILVAKGAYHGAVPWCSPSLLGVSAEDRAHLVYFTFNDVESLEAAAKTADDDLAGILVSAFRHDFGFDQELPTAEFARAARRICDGRGAALIIDEVRAGFRLNAAGSWEGLGVRPDLSAWSKAIANGYALAAVTGANRLRNAASQVFVTGSFWAGAVAMAAAVATLKVVRRDDVPARLAGLGQLLREGLETRSRQFGLSIRQSGPVQMPTLLFDDDPDCRKGFAFCNAMLARGVYFHPKHNMFLCAAHSEADIAAALDAAEHGFSVVAAL; encoded by the coding sequence ATGCCGGAACTGAGCCGAACACGGGACGCCGCGCTGCGCGAACGCGCGAACAAGGTCGTGCCAAGCGGGATGTGGGGCCATCTCCATGCGGCCAAGCTGCCGGACGCCTATCCGCAATTCTTCCGCCGGGGCGAGGGCGGGGTGCTCTGGGATGTCGACGGCAATCGCTACGTCGACTTCATGTGTAGCTGGGGCCCCAATCTGCTCGGCCATCACCATCCCGAAGTGGAGGAAGCTGCCGAGCGCCAGCGACGTGACGGCGACTGCCTGAACGGCCCGGCTGAAGTCATGGTCGAATTGGCCGAGCTCGTGGTGGATATGGTCGGCCATGCCGATTGGACCCAGTTCCAGAAGAACGGCACCGATGCGACGACCACGTGCGTCACCATCGCGAGGGCCGCAACGGGCCGACGAAAGATCCTCGTCGCCAAGGGGGCTTATCATGGGGCTGTGCCGTGGTGCTCACCGTCGCTGCTCGGTGTGTCCGCGGAGGATCGCGCGCATCTCGTCTATTTCACCTTCAATGACGTCGAGAGTCTCGAGGCTGCGGCAAAGACCGCTGATGATGATCTCGCCGGCATCCTGGTCTCGGCGTTCCGGCACGACTTCGGGTTCGACCAGGAGCTTCCGACCGCAGAGTTCGCGCGCGCGGCGCGCCGCATCTGTGACGGCAGAGGCGCGGCGCTGATCATCGATGAGGTCCGCGCAGGCTTCCGCCTGAATGCCGCGGGCAGCTGGGAAGGGCTGGGTGTCCGCCCCGACCTGTCCGCCTGGAGCAAGGCAATCGCGAATGGCTACGCCCTGGCGGCTGTCACCGGAGCCAATCGGCTCCGCAATGCCGCGTCACAGGTCTTTGTCACCGGATCATTCTGGGCCGGCGCCGTCGCGATGGCAGCCGCCGTGGCGACATTGAAGGTCGTGCGCAGGGACGATGTGCCAGCGCGGTTGGCGGGCCTCGGACAATTACTCCGTGAGGGCCTCGAAACGCGTTCGCGTCAGTTCGGCCTGTCAATTCGTCAATCAGGCCCTGTTCAAATGCCCACTCTTCTGTTCGACGACGATCCGGATTGCCGGAAGGGCTTTGCCTTTTGTAACGCGATGCTTGCGCGGGGCGTCTACTTCCATCCCAAGCACAACATGTTTCTCTGCGCCGCCCATAGCGAAGCAGACATCGCCGCGGCACTCGACGCGGCAGAACACGGCTTTTCCGTCGTTGCAGCACTTTGA